Proteins from a genomic interval of Thermodesulfobacteriota bacterium:
- a CDS encoding ATPase, T2SS/T4P/T4SS family, whose translation MTSLEEKIASLRVSDLLKDLDDDSLEKLAKKLKVRIYPPNTAIVREGSPGDSMFIIKSGRVEVKKREPALGMDLTIASLGAGACFGEMALLTGKPRSASCVAAEETEVFVLERNDFEELLKAHPNISIALNRIVAERMESMNLQKGISFVSLTKCKLDPGVVHLLPPQTITRYKILPIAYSNGTLTLAMVNPNDLLALDEVRKFVKGVAIEIVVISEGDFKEFLEKEYPKLLEEKKRQEKRGLDVESILGAMDSSVPDILKEAEFEEKTDEDLGITDLTREAEGAPIVRLTNTIIATALKKGASDIHIEPMEKSLRVRYRIDGVLREEMVLPKKVTLPLISRIKIISKLDITERRLPQDGRITLKMGDRSIDFRVSTIPTKFGEKVCTRILDKSASILSLDKLILHKEILKLVRDMISKPYGIIYVTGPTGSGKTTTLYSCLSEKNSVEVNISTVEDPIEYDLPGINQVQVNPDIGLDFARVLRAFLRQDPDIILVGETRDQETAKIAVEAALTGHLVFTTLHANDAPSTFMRLTEMGIEPFLISTSVIGVIAQRLVRKICEEC comes from the coding sequence ATGACGTCTTTAGAAGAGAAAATTGCATCCCTTAGGGTGTCGGACCTTTTAAAGGATCTGGATGATGATTCTTTGGAAAAACTGGCAAAGAAGCTTAAAGTGAGAATTTACCCACCTAATACAGCTATAGTAAGGGAAGGGTCTCCGGGAGACTCCATGTTCATAATAAAATCCGGAAGGGTCGAAGTGAAAAAAAGAGAACCAGCTCTCGGAATGGACCTTACAATCGCCAGCCTCGGAGCAGGAGCTTGCTTCGGTGAGATGGCACTCCTTACAGGGAAACCGAGGAGCGCGAGCTGCGTCGCAGCCGAAGAGACAGAAGTTTTTGTTTTAGAGAGAAATGATTTTGAAGAACTTTTGAAAGCCCACCCGAACATCTCCATTGCGTTGAATCGAATAGTGGCTGAGCGGATGGAATCGATGAACTTGCAAAAAGGTATAAGTTTTGTGTCACTTACCAAATGCAAACTTGACCCCGGTGTGGTTCATCTTTTGCCCCCCCAGACGATAACGAGATATAAAATACTTCCAATCGCTTACTCCAACGGTACTCTTACTTTAGCGATGGTGAATCCCAATGACCTTCTTGCCCTCGATGAGGTTAGAAAATTTGTAAAAGGCGTTGCGATAGAGATAGTTGTGATATCTGAAGGAGACTTTAAAGAGTTCCTCGAAAAAGAATATCCAAAGCTCCTTGAGGAGAAAAAGAGACAAGAAAAGAGGGGGTTAGATGTCGAATCGATTCTTGGAGCAATGGATTCTTCTGTCCCAGACATCCTAAAGGAGGCAGAGTTTGAAGAAAAGACCGATGAGGATCTTGGCATAACCGACCTTACGAGGGAAGCGGAGGGTGCACCTATCGTAAGACTGACAAACACAATCATTGCAACCGCCTTAAAGAAAGGAGCAAGCGACATCCACATAGAACCAATGGAGAAGTCGCTACGGGTGAGATATAGGATCGATGGAGTCTTAAGGGAGGAGATGGTACTTCCAAAAAAGGTAACGCTTCCGCTCATAAGCAGGATAAAGATAATAAGCAAACTGGACATAACAGAAAGGAGGCTTCCTCAGGATGGAAGAATCACCCTCAAAATGGGAGACAGATCCATAGACTTTAGGGTATCTACGATCCCGACGAAATTTGGAGAAAAGGTTTGCACAAGGATCCTTGATAAGAGCGCAAGCATATTGAGTCTTGATAAACTAATTCTCCATAAAGAGATTCTTAAACTGGTGAGGGATATGATTTCCAAACCGTATGGGATAATCTACGTGACAGGGCCTACAGGTTCTGGAAAGACAACAACCCTTTATAGCTGCCTCTCCGAAAAAAACAGTGTGGAGGTTAACATTTCCACAGTGGAAGATCCAATCGAGTACGATCTTCCAGGTATAAACCAAGTGCAGGTCAATCCCGACATCGGGCTAGACTTTGCACGTGTACTTAGGGCTTTTCTCAGGCAGGACCCCGACATAATACTCGTTGGCGAAACTAGAGATCAAGAGACGGCAAAGATTGCTGTTGAGGCTGCTCTTACCGGCCATCTTGTATTCACAACTTTGCACGCAAATGATGCTCCAAGCACTTTCATGAGACTCACAGAGATGGGTATAGAACCTTTCCTCATCTCCACTTCCGTTATAGGTGTTATAGCCCAAAGGCTAGTAAGAAAGATATGCGAGGAGTGC
- the uppS gene encoding polyprenyl diphosphate synthase — translation MSLVLKPIYYLYEKFLERQVLKGIIPAHVALILDGNRRYAKEMGFSDVSMGHKLGAQKVDELLIWCAELNIKVVTIWVLSTDNIYREPEELEKLLFIIESKLYDLSKNPMVKRYGYRIKILGNTSILPVRLQEVVRIVEKSTKDNKDRILNIALGYGGREEIIEAVKKAILSKKTQNIEKIIEGLTTEDVGKYLYTYGIPDPDLIIRTSGEIRLSGFLLWQSAYSEFYFCDALWPAFRKIDFLRAIRSYQHRKRRFGR, via the coding sequence ATGTCCCTCGTTTTAAAGCCTATTTACTATCTTTACGAAAAATTTTTAGAGAGACAAGTTTTAAAAGGAATAATCCCAGCTCACGTGGCGTTGATACTGGATGGAAATAGACGCTACGCCAAAGAGATGGGATTTTCAGATGTCTCAATGGGCCACAAGTTGGGTGCCCAGAAGGTTGACGAGCTTTTGATCTGGTGTGCTGAGCTCAACATAAAAGTGGTAACGATCTGGGTACTTTCGACGGATAATATTTACAGAGAGCCGGAAGAGCTGGAAAAACTGCTCTTTATAATCGAAAGTAAGCTCTATGACCTTTCGAAGAACCCGATGGTGAAGAGATACGGTTACCGGATAAAAATTCTTGGAAACACTAGTATCCTTCCCGTAAGACTCCAGGAGGTTGTGCGAATAGTGGAAAAGTCCACAAAGGATAACAAGGACCGAATCCTTAATATCGCACTGGGATATGGGGGTCGCGAAGAGATAATTGAGGCTGTAAAAAAGGCGATTCTTTCGAAAAAGACTCAGAACATTGAAAAGATAATTGAAGGGTTAACGACGGAGGATGTTGGAAAGTATCTATACACTTACGGCATCCCTGACCCAGACTTAATCATAAGGACAAGTGGAGAGATAAGGTTAAGCGGATTTCTCTTGTGGCAGAGCGCGTACAGTGAATTCTACTTTTGTGATGCGCTTTGGCCAGCTTTTCGAAAGATAGACTTTCTCAGAGCCATAAGGAGTTACCAACATAGAAAGAGAAGGTTCGGAAGATGA
- the radA gene encoding DNA repair protein RadA: protein MKKSLYVCEVCGYESVRWLGRCPNCQTWHSLKEVSQKRNAESQLREKPLVICDEEVEEDRIILGIDEMDRVLGGGLTRGSSVLLGGDPGIGKTTLCFQIASRIVEIDHKCLYVSGEESPKQLLSRKKRLNLRYNFPVLSTSNLHDIIEATKETSYDLVIVDSIQSIFNPEVPSIPGGIAQLKDVSIKLVKHFKEKDTAHILIGHVTKEGQIAGPKMIEHLVDTVLYFEGERILPYRILRVTKNRYGPVDEIGIFQMTKEGLLGVKNPSEYFISEKKIESSGSALFPYVSGSRPIIVEIQAITPRSNFSNPRRVALGYDLNRLYILSAVLEKALGKSFFDRDIYVNITGGIKIGEPAADLPVAAAILSSVGDFKIKKDVAFFGEVGLTGEIRRVLYAENRMKECSRIGIKKVFGPKGLPKLKGIEVIQIEDIKELHERLLNLSS from the coding sequence GTGAAAAAGAGTCTCTACGTGTGTGAAGTTTGTGGATACGAATCGGTTAGATGGCTTGGAAGGTGTCCTAATTGCCAGACCTGGCACTCCTTAAAAGAGGTTTCTCAAAAGAGGAACGCAGAGTCCCAGCTTCGCGAAAAACCTTTAGTTATTTGCGACGAGGAAGTGGAAGAAGACCGAATAATTCTTGGAATAGACGAGATGGACCGGGTTTTGGGAGGAGGACTGACTAGAGGATCTTCTGTGTTGCTAGGCGGTGATCCGGGAATAGGAAAGACTACCCTCTGCTTCCAAATAGCTTCCAGAATCGTAGAGATTGACCATAAATGCCTTTACGTTTCTGGTGAGGAGTCGCCAAAACAGCTTTTATCCAGAAAAAAAAGACTGAATCTGAGGTACAATTTTCCAGTCCTCTCAACATCTAACTTGCATGATATAATTGAAGCTACAAAAGAGACGAGCTACGATCTTGTCATAGTTGACTCAATTCAATCCATATTTAACCCTGAGGTACCCTCCATCCCTGGGGGTATAGCTCAGCTAAAAGACGTATCTATAAAACTTGTAAAACACTTTAAAGAGAAAGATACGGCCCACATCCTCATAGGTCATGTCACAAAAGAGGGACAGATTGCGGGACCAAAAATGATAGAGCATCTGGTTGACACCGTCTTATACTTCGAAGGGGAAAGGATTCTGCCCTATAGAATTCTTAGAGTAACGAAAAATAGATACGGACCCGTAGACGAAATCGGTATTTTCCAAATGACGAAAGAGGGACTTTTAGGCGTCAAAAACCCATCAGAATATTTTATAAGCGAAAAAAAAATCGAAAGCTCAGGAAGTGCGCTCTTTCCATATGTTTCAGGATCGAGGCCCATCATAGTGGAAATCCAAGCTATAACTCCGAGGAGCAATTTTTCAAATCCCAGAAGGGTCGCACTTGGTTACGACTTAAATAGACTATACATACTTTCTGCCGTTTTGGAGAAAGCCTTGGGTAAAAGCTTTTTTGACAGAGATATCTACGTGAACATAACAGGGGGAATAAAAATAGGCGAACCGGCAGCTGATCTTCCTGTTGCTGCCGCGATTCTATCGAGTGTTGGAGACTTTAAAATAAAAAAAGACGTTGCCTTCTTCGGGGAGGTAGGACTTACAGGAGAGATAAGGCGAGTTCTCTACGCAGAAAACCGGATGAAGGAGTGTTCTAGGATCGGAATAAAAAAAGTGTTTGGTCCGAAAGGTCTGCCTAAATTGAAAGGGATTGAGGTGATACAAATTGAGGATATAAAAGAGCTACACGAACGACTTCTAAATCTCTCATCCTAA
- a CDS encoding Xaa-Pro peptidase family protein translates to MEERLILTPKEEIEDRLTKLRVLIEKESMDAAFFHYKVDYYYLSGTMQDALLYVPSNEEPVLFVKREISRAKAESPLKHILEVSSYKEIKRHIPPLRTVGLQIDVMPYLDVVNFKNIIGFSEVKNSSDLVKRLRKKKSQFEIMLLEKASEIQKKVYEYLPSVLKEGMTEIELGGILEAYAKSLGHEGILRIRSLNYEPYSWHILSGESGSIVGPADSPMTGLGLSPAFPVGASFKKIREGEPILVDFGVSYHGYHVDQTRIFAIGKIPKKFFDAYEVSREIQNRILELIPRGATSDELFRIGKKIAEKYGYGENYLGYEPFKVRFVGHGVGLELSESPFIAENHEYPIDEGSVFALEPKMVFKGEGACGIENTIVYKDGRVRIITDNDEKICIV, encoded by the coding sequence ATGGAAGAACGCCTGATTTTAACTCCCAAAGAAGAGATAGAAGATAGGCTAACGAAGTTAAGGGTACTCATTGAAAAAGAGAGTATGGATGCTGCTTTTTTCCACTATAAGGTAGACTACTATTACCTTTCCGGGACAATGCAGGATGCGTTACTCTACGTCCCATCGAACGAAGAACCGGTACTTTTCGTCAAAAGGGAGATATCCAGGGCTAAAGCGGAGTCGCCCTTAAAGCACATTTTGGAGGTTAGCTCTTACAAGGAGATAAAAAGACACATCCCTCCTCTTAGAACTGTTGGACTGCAAATCGATGTTATGCCTTACCTAGATGTTGTAAACTTTAAAAACATCATAGGATTCAGCGAGGTCAAAAATTCGTCCGATCTTGTGAAACGGCTAAGAAAGAAAAAATCCCAATTTGAGATTATGCTACTTGAGAAGGCTTCTGAGATCCAAAAGAAGGTTTATGAGTATTTGCCTTCGGTTTTAAAAGAAGGGATGACAGAGATTGAGCTTGGGGGCATCCTCGAAGCGTATGCTAAAAGTCTAGGCCACGAAGGCATCTTGAGGATAAGGTCCCTAAACTACGAACCGTACTCATGGCACATACTGAGTGGTGAATCGGGAAGTATAGTGGGTCCTGCAGATTCGCCGATGACTGGACTAGGGCTATCACCTGCCTTTCCGGTAGGGGCGAGCTTCAAAAAAATAAGGGAAGGAGAACCTATTCTTGTAGATTTTGGGGTCAGCTATCACGGCTATCACGTTGATCAGACCCGAATATTTGCCATAGGAAAGATTCCGAAGAAATTTTTCGACGCATACGAGGTTTCAAGGGAGATCCAGAATAGGATTCTTGAGCTCATTCCCAGGGGAGCAACGAGCGATGAACTTTTCAGAATAGGAAAGAAAATAGCGGAAAAGTATGGATATGGCGAAAATTACTTAGGATATGAACCGTTCAAGGTCAGATTCGTTGGACATGGAGTCGGGCTTGAACTCTCCGAATCTCCTTTCATTGCTGAAAATCACGAATATCCTATAGATGAGGGATCTGTGTTTGCGTTAGAACCAAAAATGGTATTTAAAGGGGAGGGGGCTTGTGGAATTGAGAATACCATCGTCTATAAAGATGGAAGGGTGAGAATTATAACGGATAACGATGAAAAAATCTGCATAGTCTGA
- a CDS encoding enoyl-CoA hydratase/isomerase family protein, whose amino-acid sequence MNYKFIIYEKKDKVARIVLNAPPSNWLTIEMMKEINDAIIDAKNDPTIQILLFDHAGEKAFCDGVSVEDHTEEKVNEMIEVFHRMFRNLSELDITTVACVNGRALGGGCELMAFCDIVIASEKARIGQPEIGVGVFPPVAAAYFPRIIGLQKTYELLLTGKIISAKEAKEIGLVTTVLPSENFREEVEKYLSDYLNKSRAIAIWVKRAVKASLGLSFLDALKVVELYYLQGLMSTHDAKEGIRAFLEKRKPEWKNA is encoded by the coding sequence ATGAATTATAAGTTCATTATTTATGAGAAGAAGGACAAGGTTGCAAGAATCGTACTAAATGCGCCACCTTCCAATTGGCTCACTATCGAAATGATGAAAGAGATAAATGATGCGATAATTGATGCGAAGAATGATCCAACCATTCAGATCCTTCTTTTTGACCATGCGGGAGAGAAGGCATTCTGTGACGGTGTATCAGTTGAGGACCACACTGAGGAAAAGGTAAATGAGATGATAGAGGTATTCCATAGGATGTTCAGAAATCTTTCCGAACTTGACATAACAACCGTTGCCTGCGTGAATGGGAGAGCCTTGGGTGGAGGATGCGAACTTATGGCTTTCTGTGACATTGTTATCGCTTCAGAAAAAGCAAGGATCGGACAGCCAGAAATAGGAGTAGGGGTTTTTCCTCCGGTTGCTGCAGCATACTTTCCAAGAATAATCGGATTACAGAAGACTTACGAGCTTCTGCTCACTGGAAAGATCATTTCCGCGAAGGAAGCGAAGGAAATAGGATTAGTTACGACTGTCCTTCCTTCAGAAAATTTCAGAGAGGAAGTTGAAAAATACCTTTCCGACTACTTGAACAAAAGCAGAGCAATCGCAATATGGGTTAAAAGGGCAGTAAAGGCGAGTCTGGGTCTTTCCTTTTTGGATGCCCTGAAAGTTGTTGAGCTTTACTACTTGCAAGGTCTTATGTCCACACACGACGCAAAGGAGGGTATTAGGGCCTTTCTTGAGAAGAGAAAGCCGGAATGGAAGAACGCCTGA
- the had gene encoding 6-hydroxycyclohex-1-ene-1-carbonyl-CoA dehydrogenase, producing MPDVPKVIKQWQMVQPTTFNKETKETIPGRIELREVPVPDLKEGEVLVEVAGCGVCHTDLGYFYDGVPTVSKPPLALGHEISGRVVAGDPQWIGKEVIIPAVMPCRKCYLCKTGRGNRCLNQKMPGNSLGIYGGFASHIPVPSIDLCEVRDRKGYDLEQLAVIADAVTTPFQAAKRADLQPGDNVIVIGATGGVGVYMVQMAKALGAKYVIGIARNPKKLERALKYGCDYVISTLDRDNKAIVGEWRNFCKENGVDTAGWKIFEVSGTKQGQDLGLDLITFVSKLIVVGFGLAKNEYMISRLMAFDAEIIGTWGCLPEYYPIVLDMVLNKKIVIDPFVEVRPMSTIVETFEEIHKAGSPERRVVLKPDF from the coding sequence ATGCCTGATGTTCCAAAAGTTATAAAACAGTGGCAGATGGTTCAGCCTACAACCTTTAACAAGGAGACGAAAGAAACGATCCCCGGAAGGATTGAGCTTAGAGAAGTTCCAGTTCCGGACTTAAAAGAGGGGGAGGTCTTAGTGGAAGTTGCAGGTTGTGGCGTATGTCACACCGACCTCGGTTACTTCTATGACGGAGTCCCCACTGTCAGTAAACCGCCACTCGCCCTTGGCCATGAAATTAGCGGAAGGGTCGTGGCAGGTGACCCCCAGTGGATCGGAAAGGAAGTCATAATCCCTGCGGTCATGCCTTGCAGAAAATGCTATCTTTGCAAGACTGGAAGGGGCAATAGATGCTTGAATCAGAAAATGCCTGGAAACTCCTTGGGTATATACGGAGGTTTCGCAAGCCATATCCCCGTTCCGTCCATAGATCTTTGCGAGGTCCGAGACAGAAAAGGTTACGACTTGGAGCAGCTTGCGGTGATCGCTGACGCAGTAACGACGCCTTTTCAGGCGGCTAAAAGGGCCGATTTACAGCCGGGCGATAATGTCATCGTTATCGGTGCTACAGGGGGAGTCGGAGTGTACATGGTTCAGATGGCAAAGGCTCTTGGAGCGAAGTACGTCATAGGCATAGCCAGAAACCCAAAGAAACTGGAAAGGGCTCTCAAATACGGATGTGACTACGTGATAAGCACACTCGATCGGGACAACAAAGCCATTGTGGGAGAATGGAGGAATTTCTGTAAAGAAAATGGCGTCGATACGGCTGGTTGGAAAATTTTTGAAGTGTCTGGAACGAAGCAGGGCCAAGATCTAGGGCTTGACCTTATAACATTTGTGAGCAAACTCATAGTTGTAGGATTCGGTCTCGCAAAGAATGAGTATATGATCTCGAGACTTATGGCCTTCGACGCTGAGATTATCGGAACCTGGGGATGTTTGCCTGAGTACTATCCCATAGTCCTCGATATGGTCTTGAATAAGAAGATAGTTATAGATCCCTTTGTTGAAGTAAGACCGATGAGCACGATAGTTGAGACGTTCGAGGAGATTCATAAGGCAGGATCGCCAGAAAGGAGAGTTGTATTAAAGCCTGATTTTTAA
- a CDS encoding 3-oxoacyl-ACP reductase FabG, whose product MKLQGKNAIVTGGGRGVGRAVCLAFAKEGANVVVNYAGNEKAANEVVEMIKGMGGKAVAVKGNVALEEDAKRIVETCVEAFGTVHILVNNAGITRPALLHKMDVESWDEVVNVHMRGPWLMVKAASKYFMEQNYGRIINVTSVAGVVGTIGQINYSAAKGGVVAMTKSMARELAKYNVTANCICLGIVTTEMTEKITTDEKLREIYLRRILLGRYAEPDEVAPAFVFFASDDSRYITGQLLCVDGGYGLT is encoded by the coding sequence ATGAAACTCCAGGGAAAAAATGCAATAGTAACTGGTGGTGGAAGAGGCGTAGGAAGGGCAGTATGCCTTGCCTTCGCGAAAGAAGGAGCCAATGTGGTTGTGAACTATGCGGGTAATGAGAAAGCTGCAAATGAAGTGGTAGAAATGATAAAGGGGATGGGAGGAAAGGCAGTTGCAGTTAAGGGAAATGTGGCTTTAGAAGAGGATGCGAAAAGAATCGTTGAGACCTGTGTGGAGGCCTTCGGAACTGTCCACATCCTTGTGAACAACGCCGGAATAACAAGGCCCGCGCTCCTCCACAAAATGGATGTCGAATCCTGGGATGAAGTGGTGAATGTACATATGCGTGGACCGTGGCTCATGGTGAAAGCGGCGTCGAAATATTTTATGGAACAGAACTACGGCAGAATAATAAACGTCACTTCCGTTGCTGGTGTTGTCGGGACAATCGGTCAGATAAATTACAGTGCAGCAAAGGGCGGTGTCGTGGCCATGACGAAATCTATGGCGAGGGAGCTTGCAAAGTATAACGTGACTGCAAACTGTATCTGTCTCGGAATAGTTACAACAGAGATGACTGAAAAGATAACGACGGATGAAAAACTGAGGGAGATTTATTTAAGAAGGATTCTTCTCGGTCGGTACGCAGAACCTGACGAAGTAGCCCCTGCATTTGTCTTTTTTGCCTCTGACGATTCAAGGTACATCACAGGTCAGCTTCTCTGTGTGGACGGCGGATACGGTCTTACATAG
- a CDS encoding YebC/PmpR family DNA-binding transcriptional regulator: MAGHSKWSSIKHKKGLMDAKRGKIFTKLIREIMTAARLGGGNPETNARLRLAIQHAKAENMPKENIERAIKKGIGAQEGGEHYEECIYEGYGPGGVAILIETLTDNKKRTTAEIRHILSRLNGSLGEAGCVSWLFQKKGFFSFDKSVVDEDKIVELALEGGAEDVKSDENEIEVYTDVASFEKLKKLFDDHKIPYLVAEISMIPQTLVKLEGKDAENMLKLMEALEDSDDVQKVYANFDIPTAEMERITQGKLSS, encoded by the coding sequence ATGGCAGGCCACAGTAAATGGAGTTCTATAAAACATAAAAAAGGCCTTATGGATGCAAAAAGGGGGAAAATTTTTACTAAACTCATAAGAGAGATCATGACTGCCGCACGGCTTGGAGGAGGAAATCCCGAAACAAACGCAAGACTTAGGCTTGCCATTCAACACGCGAAGGCCGAAAACATGCCGAAGGAAAATATAGAGAGGGCAATAAAGAAAGGGATAGGTGCTCAGGAAGGCGGAGAACATTACGAAGAGTGCATTTACGAAGGCTATGGTCCTGGCGGAGTTGCGATCCTCATAGAAACATTGACAGACAACAAAAAGAGGACAACAGCTGAGATAAGGCATATCCTCTCACGGCTCAACGGAAGTCTGGGAGAGGCCGGATGTGTCTCCTGGTTATTCCAAAAAAAGGGTTTCTTCTCATTCGATAAAAGTGTTGTCGACGAAGATAAAATTGTGGAACTTGCACTAGAAGGTGGTGCAGAGGATGTGAAGTCGGACGAAAACGAAATTGAGGTTTACACTGATGTGGCAAGTTTTGAAAAGTTAAAGAAACTCTTCGATGACCATAAAATCCCGTACTTGGTAGCCGAGATCAGCATGATACCTCAAACACTGGTTAAGCTTGAAGGTAAAGATGCTGAAAACATGCTCAAGCTTATGGAAGCATTAGAAGATTCGGATGATGTTCAAAAAGTCTACGCAAACTTCGATATACCGACTGCGGAAATGGAAAGAATCACACAGGGCAAGCTAAGCTCCTAG